AGTGGCCCAATCAGATGTGGGGCGGGTGATTGGGAGGGAGGGGCGGAACGCCCGGGCGATGCGGACCCTGCTTCACGCGGTCGGGGCCAAATCTGGGCGACGGACGAAATTCGAGATTGTTGAGTAGCGACAAAAAAGAGGAGGGCAGAAGCCATGACCTACCGCGAACTGTCCACGATCCTCGCAGCCCTACGCCACTTTCAGAAGGAACCGGAATGGGTACAGAAGTCTTACCCGGGGTTTGACGAGGTGCAGCCGCTGACCGATGAGCAGATTGACAGGCTTTGCGAGGAACTGAACACGAACCAGGAGCTCACGAAAATCAAGCTGACGGGAATCAAATGACCGACCAAGAAATCCCCAAGCATCTGATCGCGGCC
The nucleotide sequence above comes from Candidatus Methylomirabilota bacterium. Encoded proteins:
- a CDS encoding KH domain-containing protein, whose product is MLKELLEYLAKNLVENPDAVSVEAIEDGETTTLRLKVAQSDVGRVIGREGRNARAMRTLLHAVGAKSGRRTKFEIVE